One segment of Erigeron canadensis isolate Cc75 chromosome 2, C_canadensis_v1, whole genome shotgun sequence DNA contains the following:
- the LOC122587857 gene encoding cytochrome P450 CYP82D47-like: MEFYLSFSTLLVTTLLFVLPPTLIFYLFDKNRAANTKPPHARGAWPIIGHLPLLSGTELPHKILGDMADEYGPIFTIKLGFQQALVVTSGEMAKECFTTNDKAFASRPKAQAYELMSYNYAVLVFTPYGDYWRRLRKTMMLEVLCQRQVEKLESIRVSELRASINSIYVAWVKKKDSKNPDYMVKLEMNQWIGELILNIMIRIVSGKRFSANDEEGVRFQEVIRKYFELLGAFVVSDFIPILKCLDVDGYKKPMKKVAKELDDILDGWLKEIKIKRNSAKEQQQEGDQVFMNVLVSILERSSEDDFPGFDHDTIVKATCHQIITAGLDMTSATLTWAVTLLLNNPITLAAAQAEIDEHVGRERLVEEADMKNLVYIEAIIKETMRLYPAAPLAAPPESISDCILGGYTVPKGTRLLVNISKIHRDPNIWSYPKEFQPERFLTNQKHIDDKGQHFELFPFGSGRRMCPGAAMAFQEMRFTLASLIQQFVLKKPSQEPYDLAESNGITICKKTPVEVLLAPRLSHTMYGTINE; encoded by the exons CAGAGCTGCAAACACAAAACCACCTCATGCCAGAGGTGCATGGCCAATAATTGGACACTTGCCCCTTCTAAGTGGAACTGAGCTGCCTCACAAGATTTTAGGTGATATGGCTGATGAATATGGGCCTATCTTCACCATCAAGCTTGGGTTTCAGCAAGCTTTGGTGGTAACTAGTGGAGAGATGGCTAAAGAATGCTTTACTACTAATGACAAGGCATTTGCAAGCCGGCCCAAAGCACAAGCATATGAACTGATGTCATATAACTATGCGGTGCTTGTGTTTACCCCGTATGGGGATTATTGGCGACGACTTCGCAAGACAATGATGCTCGAAGTCCTTTGTCAACGACAAGTGGAGAAACTAGAAAGTATTCGAGTTTCAGAACTTAGAGCATCTATAAACAGTATATATGTTGCTtgggtgaagaagaaagatagTAAAAATCCGGATTATATGGTGAAGTTGGAGATGAACCAGTGGATTGGAGAATTGATATTAAATATCATGATTAGGATTGTTTCGGGAAAGAGATTTTCTGCCAATGATGAAGAAGGGGTTCGATTTCAAGAGGTGATAAGaaaatactttgaattattGGGAGCATTTGTTGTGTCTGATTTTATTCCTATTCTCAAGTGTTTGGATGTGGATGGGTACAAAAAACCCATGAAGAAAGTAGCAAAAGAGCTGGACGACATCTTGGATGGATGGTTGAAGGAGATAAAGATTAAGAGGAATTCGGCAaaagaacaacaacaagaagGCGACCAAGTCTTCATGAACGTGCTCGTATCCATTCTTGAACGTTCTTCTGAAGACGACTTCCCTGGTTTCGACCATGATACAATTGTCAAAGCCACATGTCAT CAAATTATAACAGCAGGCTTGGACATGACGTCTGCGACCCTAACATGGGCAGTAACATTGTTACTTAACAACCCTATAACATTAGCGGCTGCTCAAGCTGAAATTGATGAGCATGTCGGAAGGGAGAGGCTAGTAGAGGAGGCGGACATGAAAAATCTTGTATACATTGAAGCCATCATCAAAGAAACCATGCGTTTATACCCAGCTGCACCTCTTGCAGCACCTCCTGAATCTATCAGTGATTGTATTTTGGGTGGATATACTGTCCCAAAAGGTACTCGTCTGTTAGTAAATATTTCAAAGATTCATCGTGATCCCAATATTTGGTCATATCCTAAAGAATTTCAGCCAGAGAGATTCTTGACAAATCAAAAGCACATTGATGACAAAGGACAACATTTTGAACTTTTCCCTTTTGGTAGCGGTAGAAGAATGTGCCCCGGTGCTGCCATGGCATTCCAAGAGATGCGTTTTACATTAGCTAGTTTGATACAACAATTTGTGCTCAAAAAGCCATCACAGGAACCATACGATCTGGCTGAAAGTAATGGAATTACGATTTGCAAAAAAACGCCAGTTGAGGTTCTTCTTGCCCCCCGTTTATCCCATACTATGTATGGTACGATTAATGAATGA